One Streptomyces sp. RPA4-2 genomic window carries:
- a CDS encoding bifunctional 2-polyprenyl-6-hydroxyphenol methylase/3-demethylubiquinol 3-O-methyltransferase UbiG, with amino-acid sequence MRPVTARAPIARTRPGSYAVTAEFYDILQAAEDERLVRDLYGREVAKARLGVLDIGAGTGRVTLMSLAESRVGVHAVEPARAMRTSLMTRLASLPARERERVTVHPHTLDEAALRAVADVAVCHNAVACLPPAARRALWPAIGAALVPGGSLFLQLPPARLPARSVERVLPEQRVGEHTYGGDMVMSAAGDRIRTRVDYWVRGAEGLLREHTETFWMWPASRSRMIDDLALDGFVPSPGHDDPGFLGVTLRSPW; translated from the coding sequence ATGCGCCCTGTCACAGCGAGAGCACCGATCGCCCGGACCCGACCCGGCTCCTACGCCGTCACGGCGGAGTTCTACGACATCCTCCAGGCAGCCGAGGACGAGAGGCTCGTCCGTGACCTCTACGGCCGGGAAGTCGCGAAGGCCCGTCTCGGCGTGCTGGACATCGGTGCCGGTACCGGACGGGTCACGCTGATGAGCCTGGCCGAGTCCCGGGTCGGCGTGCACGCCGTCGAGCCGGCCCGGGCCATGCGCACGTCCTTGATGACCCGCCTCGCCTCCCTGCCCGCGCGGGAGAGGGAGCGGGTGACCGTGCACCCGCACACTCTGGACGAGGCGGCTCTGCGCGCGGTCGCGGACGTGGCCGTCTGCCACAACGCTGTTGCCTGTCTCCCGCCGGCCGCGCGGCGCGCGCTGTGGCCCGCGATCGGCGCGGCCCTCGTCCCCGGCGGTTCGCTGTTCCTGCAGCTGCCGCCTGCCCGGCTTCCTGCCCGGAGCGTCGAGCGGGTCCTGCCCGAGCAGCGGGTCGGCGAGCACACGTACGGCGGAGACATGGTGATGTCGGCCGCCGGTGACCGCATCCGCACCCGCGTCGACTACTGGGTCCGGGGTGCGGAAGGTCTGCTGCGGGAGCACACCGAGACGTTCTGGATGTGGCCCGCCTCGCGCTCGCGGATGATCGACGACCTGGCACTGGACGGATTCGTCCCGTCGCCGGGGCATGACGATCCCGGCTTCCTGGGGGTGACGCTCCGATCCCCCTGGTGA
- a CDS encoding NAD(P)-dependent oxidoreductase: MTASFPQVWLTAQFGSFTDLPRDLNHARWGGRSVFPADPADAEFYVPPLTQDIDIIGKPVARMTRLRVVQALSSGTDELRAELDRIPRDVTLCNARGVPAGSTAELALTLILASLRGIPELLHDQDREAWRPRVFPSLYERSVLIVGYGTVGSAPKDGALLVNVSRGAVVDTGALLKEAHGGRLRAALDVTDPEPLPAGHPLWGAPGVLITPHVGAFTPSLWPRLEELVRRQLTRFAAGEELDNVVAR; this comes from the coding sequence ATGACCGCGAGCTTCCCACAGGTATGGCTTACCGCGCAGTTCGGCAGTTTCACCGATCTGCCCCGCGATCTGAACCATGCCCGCTGGGGCGGCCGTTCGGTCTTCCCAGCGGATCCGGCGGATGCGGAGTTCTACGTCCCGCCGCTGACCCAGGACATCGACATCATCGGCAAGCCCGTCGCCCGCATGACTCGTCTCCGGGTGGTTCAGGCACTCAGTTCCGGTACCGACGAACTGCGGGCGGAACTGGACCGGATCCCGCGTGACGTGACCTTGTGCAACGCGCGAGGCGTCCCCGCCGGGAGCACGGCGGAGCTGGCCCTGACCCTGATCCTCGCCTCCCTGCGGGGAATACCGGAGTTGCTGCACGACCAGGACCGCGAGGCATGGCGGCCGCGAGTCTTCCCGTCCCTGTACGAGCGGTCTGTGCTCATCGTCGGCTATGGCACCGTCGGGTCCGCTCCGAAGGACGGAGCACTGCTCGTCAACGTGTCCCGGGGGGCCGTCGTCGACACCGGCGCCCTGCTCAAGGAGGCACACGGGGGACGGCTGCGGGCCGCACTCGACGTGACAGACCCCGAGCCGCTCCCGGCGGGACATCCGCTCTGGGGAGCACCCGGCGTGCTGATCACCCCGCATGTCGGCGCGTTCACTCCGTCCTTGTGGCCACGTCTCGAAGAACTTGTCCGACGCCAGTTGACCCGGTTCGCCGCGGGTGAGGAGCTGGACAACGTCGTCGCACGCTGA
- a CDS encoding cytochrome bc complex cytochrome b subunit, whose translation MANDSRPAEPGQRRTGERLAQWSDSRLGYRRLARSARRLAFPDHWSFMLGEIALYSFVVLLLTGVYLSCYFHPSSELVAYQGTYTPLRGQLMSEAFNSTLHISFDVRGGLLIRQAHHWAALVFVAAVFVHMLRVFFTGAFRKPRELNWIFGFLLLLLAMFAGLTGYDLPDDLLSGTGLQVVNGTILSMPVVGTYLSFFLFGGEFPGHDLTARFNTIHILVIPALMIALLAGHLALAVLHRHTQHPGPGRTNSNVVGLPFRVYAVKAGGYFFLVSGVIFFMAAVAQINPVWKYGPFRPDQVSADSQPDWYMGVADGFLRVMPGWEISFWGHTLALDNVLPLLIGVLLFLAMGAYPFLEAWVTDDDRDQHLLDRPRNRPVRTALGVAWLSVYAVALMGAANDVIATRLHVSVNDVTWTVRIGLFVVPVLTFLVTKRLALGLQRRDRDNVLHGRESGVIKRLPHGEYVEIHEPLSQARLHALTAHEQYSPLRAAPVPDVDGAMPSRTQRLRGRLSRVLYGPGAQIPKPTAAEYREISGRHRS comes from the coding sequence ATGGCCAACGACAGCCGGCCGGCCGAGCCGGGGCAGAGGCGCACCGGGGAGAGGCTGGCCCAATGGTCGGACAGCCGACTGGGCTACCGCCGCCTGGCCCGTTCCGCTCGGCGTCTGGCCTTTCCGGACCACTGGTCGTTCATGCTCGGCGAGATCGCGCTCTACAGCTTCGTCGTCCTCCTGCTCACCGGCGTCTACCTGAGCTGCTACTTCCACCCTTCCTCCGAACTCGTGGCGTACCAGGGCACTTACACCCCGTTGCGGGGACAGCTGATGTCGGAGGCCTTCAACTCGACCCTGCACATCTCCTTCGACGTCCGTGGCGGTCTGCTCATCCGCCAGGCCCACCACTGGGCGGCACTGGTCTTCGTCGCCGCCGTGTTCGTGCACATGCTGCGGGTCTTCTTCACGGGCGCGTTCCGCAAGCCACGGGAGCTGAACTGGATATTCGGGTTCCTGCTACTCCTCCTGGCTATGTTCGCCGGTCTGACCGGCTACGACCTGCCCGACGACCTTCTGTCCGGAACCGGCCTGCAGGTCGTGAACGGCACGATCCTCTCGATGCCGGTCGTCGGGACCTACCTGTCGTTCTTCCTCTTCGGCGGTGAGTTCCCCGGCCACGACCTGACCGCCCGCTTCAACACCATCCACATCCTGGTCATCCCCGCACTGATGATCGCTCTGCTCGCCGGCCACCTGGCCCTGGCCGTACTTCACCGGCACACCCAGCATCCCGGACCGGGCCGTACCAACAGCAACGTCGTCGGCCTCCCGTTCCGGGTGTACGCCGTCAAGGCCGGCGGCTACTTCTTCCTCGTGTCCGGCGTGATCTTCTTCATGGCGGCCGTCGCGCAGATCAACCCCGTGTGGAAATACGGGCCCTTCCGTCCCGACCAGGTGTCCGCCGACTCCCAGCCCGACTGGTACATGGGCGTCGCCGACGGCTTCCTGCGCGTCATGCCCGGCTGGGAAATCAGCTTCTGGGGCCACACCCTGGCCCTGGACAACGTCCTGCCCCTGCTGATCGGCGTGCTGCTCTTCCTGGCCATGGGTGCCTACCCCTTCCTCGAGGCCTGGGTCACGGACGACGACCGCGACCAGCACCTGCTGGACCGCCCCCGCAACCGCCCGGTGCGCACCGCCCTGGGCGTGGCCTGGCTCAGCGTCTACGCGGTGGCCCTCATGGGTGCCGCCAACGACGTGATCGCCACCCGGCTGCACGTCTCTGTCAATGACGTCACCTGGACCGTGCGCATCGGCCTGTTCGTCGTGCCGGTCCTGACCTTCCTCGTCACCAAACGCCTGGCACTGGGCCTGCAGCGGCGAGACCGCGACAACGTGCTGCACGGGCGCGAGAGCGGCGTCATCAAACGTCTTCCGCACGGCGAGTACGTGGAGATCCATGAGCCGCTCAGCCAGGCGCGGCTGCACGCCCTGACCGCCCACGAGCAGTATTCGCCCCTGCGGGCCGCACCCGTGCCGGACGTGGACGGCGCCATGCCCAGCCGAACCCAGCGCCTGCGCGGCAGGCTCAGCCGCGTCCTCTACGGCCCGGGTGCACAGATCCCCAAGCCCACGGCGGCCGAGTACCGGGAGATCAGCGGCCGGCACCGGTCCTGA
- a CDS encoding alpha/beta hydrolase encodes MNRTSRTSRARVSLTVLAGATVVAGLLVTTVAPASAAKNTTSQGPKPTVVLVHGAFADSTSWNGVMRRLRHDGYPVVAVANPLRSLSGDSAYLKDVLAGIEGPVVLAGHSYGGSVISNAAVGNKNVKALVYLAAFLPEKGESAVDLSGKFPGSTLGEALRSVPFTNADGSQGTDLYIQNDKFRHQFAADVPRDETDLMALTQRPVTNAALTEGAAEPAWKTIPSWDLIATQDLNIPPKAQEFMAERAGAHTTEVRSSHAVSVSHPRKVTDVIEEAAGSVR; translated from the coding sequence ATGAACCGCACCTCCCGCACCAGCCGGGCCCGTGTCTCCCTCACCGTTCTGGCCGGCGCCACCGTCGTCGCAGGCCTGCTCGTCACCACGGTCGCCCCCGCCTCCGCCGCCAAGAACACCACCTCACAGGGGCCCAAGCCCACCGTCGTCCTGGTCCATGGCGCGTTCGCCGACTCCACGAGCTGGAACGGCGTCATGCGAAGGCTCCGGCACGACGGTTATCCGGTGGTCGCCGTCGCCAACCCGCTGCGCTCCCTGAGCGGCGACTCCGCCTACCTCAAGGACGTTCTGGCCGGCATCGAGGGTCCCGTGGTCCTGGCCGGTCACTCCTACGGCGGCTCGGTGATCAGCAATGCCGCCGTCGGCAACAAGAACGTCAAGGCTCTGGTCTACCTTGCCGCCTTCCTCCCCGAGAAGGGCGAGAGCGCGGTCGACCTGTCGGGGAAGTTCCCCGGCAGCACTCTCGGCGAAGCGCTGCGCTCCGTGCCGTTCACGAACGCGGACGGCTCCCAGGGCACCGACCTCTACATCCAGAACGACAAGTTCCGGCACCAGTTCGCGGCGGACGTGCCCCGTGACGAGACCGACCTGATGGCCCTCACTCAGCGACCGGTCACCAACGCTGCCCTGACCGAGGGCGCGGCCGAGCCGGCCTGGAAGACCATCCCCTCCTGGGACCTGATCGCCACGCAGGACCTCAACATCCCGCCGAAGGCCCAGGAGTTCATGGCAGAGCGAGCCGGCGCCCACACCACGGAGGTCCGGTCGTCCCACGCGGTGAGCGTCTCGCACCCCAGGAAGGTCACCGACGTCATCGAGGAAGCCGCCGGCTCGGTGCGCTGA
- a CDS encoding GNAT family N-acetyltransferase, with translation MFPPRSIDRRSAAQVLHHARPGKDELMRREPRIIPIGPDDLPATVAMHRRCSSQTLWSRYHRAMPDPRTYLPTLLGRPGSIHLAARDTTGRIVAVGHLMPDHSAVEAALLVEDAWQGRGLGTRMLRHLGHHALMGGWATLYGLVLSGDERMAAVLGHAPVPVHRREEAGGVTAWIHVRDLAAGSPTRRRRGSLRAEHR, from the coding sequence GTGTTCCCACCCCGCTCCATCGACCGCCGGTCCGCCGCGCAGGTGCTGCACCACGCCCGGCCGGGCAAGGACGAACTCATGCGCCGCGAACCGCGGATCATCCCGATAGGCCCCGACGACCTCCCCGCCACCGTGGCGATGCATCGTCGCTGTTCATCGCAGACCCTGTGGAGCCGCTACCACCGGGCGATGCCCGATCCCCGGACCTACCTGCCCACACTGCTGGGCCGCCCCGGTTCGATCCATCTGGCCGCACGGGACACCACGGGGCGCATCGTCGCCGTGGGTCATCTGATGCCGGACCATTCGGCCGTGGAGGCCGCGCTCCTCGTCGAGGACGCCTGGCAGGGCCGTGGCCTGGGCACCCGCATGCTGCGCCACCTGGGCCACCACGCGCTCATGGGCGGCTGGGCGACGCTCTACGGCCTCGTCCTGTCCGGTGACGAACGCATGGCCGCCGTCCTGGGCCACGCGCCCGTGCCCGTGCACCGCAGGGAGGAGGCCGGCGGCGTCACCGCCTGGATCCACGTCCGTGACCTGGCGGCCGGCTCGCCCACCCGCCGACGGCGAGGCTCCCTCCGCGCCGAGCATCGGTGA
- a CDS encoding 2-oxo acid dehydrogenase subunit E2, translating to MSTPVAPVSPALAVPTTPTAGAFTQRGRTVRMARIRRAIGENLKKALLGQAQLTTTVEADVTRLMRLRERAKDSFLTREGVKLSPTPFFVKAAAQALKAHPVVNARINEDEETITYFDTENVGIAVDTESGLMTPVVKAAGDLTVAGIARAVHDLADRARSGHLTPDVVSGATFTISDTGSRGATASSCHRARPRSWAWAPRSEGPESWRSGGEDLIGIRDLVHLSPSYDHRLVDGADAARYPTTVREILESAAFEDDLYPDAAT from the coding sequence ATGTCGACGCCAGTCGCGCCGGTGTCACCCGCGCTCGCTGTCCCGACCACTCCGACGGCGGGGGCATTCACGCAGCGCGGCCGGACGGTCCGGATGGCCCGCATCCGCAGAGCCATCGGGGAGAACCTGAAGAAGGCCCTGCTGGGGCAGGCGCAACTGACCACCACGGTCGAGGCCGACGTCACCCGGCTGATGCGGCTGCGAGAGCGGGCGAAGGACAGTTTCCTGACCCGCGAGGGCGTCAAGCTGTCCCCGACGCCCTTCTTCGTCAAGGCCGCCGCCCAGGCGCTGAAGGCGCATCCGGTCGTCAATGCCAGGATCAACGAGGACGAAGAGACCATCACCTACTTCGACACCGAGAACGTCGGCATCGCGGTCGACACGGAGAGCGGTCTGATGACCCCGGTCGTCAAGGCCGCGGGCGACCTGACCGTCGCCGGGATCGCCCGGGCCGTCCACGACCTGGCCGACCGGGCCCGCAGTGGCCACCTCACCCCCGACGTCGTGTCCGGCGCGACCTTCACGATCTCCGACACAGGCTCGCGTGGGGCCACAGCGTCATCGTGCCACCGGGCCAGGCCGCGATCCTGGGCGTGGGCGCCACGGTCAGAAGGCCCGGAGTCGTGGCGCAGCGGTGGCGAGGACCTGATCGGCATCCGGGACCTGGTGCACCTGTCGCCGTCGTACGACCACCGGCTCGTGGACGGTGCGGATGCGGCTCGCTACCCGACCACGGTCAGGGAGATCCTGGAGTCCGCGGCGTTCGAGGACGACCTGTACCCCGACGCCGCGACGTGA
- a CDS encoding biotin/lipoyl-containing protein, giving the protein MTRWLKQVGERVEADEPLLEVSTD; this is encoded by the coding sequence GTGACCCGCTGGCTGAAACAGGTCGGCGAGCGCGTCGAGGCCGACGAGCCTTTGCTGGAGGTCTCTACCGACTAG